One stretch of Miscanthus floridulus cultivar M001 chromosome 18, ASM1932011v1, whole genome shotgun sequence DNA includes these proteins:
- the LOC136521057 gene encoding choline/ethanolaminephosphotransferase 1-like: MGFIGAHGVETLKRYRYSGEDRSVVAKYVLQPFWSRCVTLFPLWMPPNMITLTGFSFLVLSALLGYIYSPRLDTAPPRWVHLAHGLLLFLYQTFDAVDGKQARRTSSSSPLGELFDHGCDALACAFEALALGSTLMCGGWTFWFWVVAAVPFYLATWEHFFTNTLILPTINGPTEGLMLIYVSHLFTFLTGAEWWAQDFRKSLPFLGWIPLPFLSEIEIPLYVLVLILMIVCAVIPTVRSNVSNVQEVVETRKGSMALALAMILPFIALLAGVAIWSYLSPSSIMRNQPHLLVIGTGFNFGYLVGRMILAHLCDEPKGLKSGMFMSLVFLCFPIANALIAKINDGSPLVDELVLLLLYCAYTVGLYLHLAVSVVHEIKDALGIYCFRITRKEA; this comes from the exons ATGGGGTTTATCGGCGCGCACGGCGTGGAGACGCTGAAGCGGTACAGGTACAGCGGGGAGGACCGCTCGGTGGTGGCCAAGTACGTGCTCCAGCCCTTCTGGAGCCGATGCGTCACCCTCTTCCCGCTCTGGATGCC ACCAAACATG ATCACACTCACAGGATTTTCGTTTCTAGTTCTATCAGCGCTGCTTGGCTAT ATATATTCGCCTCGCCTTGACACTGCTCCCCCTAGGTGGGTCCATCTTGCCCATGGATTACTCCTCTTCTTGTACCAG ACTTTTGATGCTGTTGATGGTAAACAAGCGAGGCGTACTAGCTCATCAAGCCCTCTTGGAGAACTTTTTGATCATG GATGTGATGCACTTGCCTGTGCT TTTGAAGCTTTGGCCCTTGGAAGCACCTTGATGTGTGGAGGATGGACATTCTGGTTCTGGGTGGTTGCTGCTGtcccgttctatcttgcaacctgGGAACA CTTCTTTACAAACACACTCATTCTTCCTACAATAAATGGACCAACGGAGGGCCTGATGCTGATCTATGTATCCCATTTGTTTACATTTCTTACTG GCGCTGAATGGTGGGCACAGGATTTTCGGAAATCACTACCCTTTTTGGGTTGGATTCCACTTCCATTTCTTTCCG AAATCGAAatccccttgtatgttcttgTGCTGATTCTTATGATTGTATGTGCCGTTATACCTACCGTTAGATCCAA TGTCAGCAATGTCCAAGAGGTAGTTGAGACGCGAAAAGGAAGCATGGCATTAGCATTAGCCATG ATCCTCCCTTTTATTGCACTGTTAGCTGGAGTTGCTATCTG GTCTTATCTTTCTCCTTCAAGTATAATGAGGAACCAACCACATTTGCTCGTAATTGGAACTGGCTTTAATTTTGGATATTTGGTG GGAAGAATGATACTTGCTCATTTGTGTGATGAGCCCAAAGGTCTAAAATCTGGGATGTTCATG TCTCTGGTGTTTCTTTGTTTTCCGATTGCAAATGCTCTCATTGCAAAGATCAACGATGG GAGTCCTTTAGTTGATGAGCTTGTGCTGCTGCTTCTTTATTGTGCATATACAG TGGGTCTTTACCTACACCTTGCCGTTTCGGTTGTGCATGAAATCAAGGATGCTCTTGGAATCTATTGCTTCAG GATAACTAGGAAGGAGGCTTGA